The following coding sequences lie in one Rutidosis leptorrhynchoides isolate AG116_Rl617_1_P2 chromosome 4, CSIRO_AGI_Rlap_v1, whole genome shotgun sequence genomic window:
- the LOC139844450 gene encoding hydroxyproline O-galactosyltransferase HPGT3-like codes for MDNNVPYYNKKEGFQLPTTTKTNKSDKRSRSSSSSSSRSSSVPSLFLAFFSCLAWLYIAGRLWQDAENRTLLSNLLMKNSAERPKVLTVEDKLVVLGCKDLERKIVEAEMELTLAKSQGFLKNQLKQPGSSTKKLLAVIGVYTGFGNRLNGNVFRGSWMPKGDSLKKLEERGIVIRFVIGRSPNRGDSLDRQIDEENRTTKDFLILDGHEEADEESPKKAKFFFSAAVQNWDAEFYVKVDNSIALDLEGLIELLESRHGQDSVYIGCMKSGEVVAEEGKPWYEPDWWKFGDEKSYFRHASGSLVILSKNFAQYININSASLKSYAYEDTSIGSWMMGIQATYIDENRVCCSTNRQDKVCSLA; via the exons ATGGATAACAATGTTCCATATTACAACAAAAAAGAGGGATTTCAATTACCCACAACAACAAAAACTAATAAATCAGATAAACGCtccagatcatcatcatcatcatcttcaagatcATCTTCTGTACCTTCACTTTTTTTAGCTTTTTTTTCTTGTCTAGCTTGGCTTTATATTGCTGGCAG GTTATGGCAGGATGCAGAGAACAGAACGCTGCTGTCGAATTTGCTTATGAAGAATTCTGCTGAG AGACCAAAGGTTCTTACAGTTGAAGACAAGCTTGTGGTGCTTGGATGCAA GGATTTAGAGAGAAAAATTGTTGAAGCAGAAATGGAATTAACGTTAGCAAAGAGTCAAGGTTTTCTCAAGAACCAGTTGAAGCAACCTGGTTCTTCCACTAAAAAACTTCTTGCGGTGATTGGCGTTTATACTGGATTCGGGAATCGATTGAATGGGAATGTTTTTAGAGGATCTTGGATGCCAAAAG GTGATTCTTTGAAAAAGCTTGAAGAAAGAGGAATCGTCATACGTTTTGTTATTGGACGAAG TCCCAATCGTGGTGACAGCTTGGACCGCCAAATTGATGAAGAAAATCGTACAACAAAAGATTTCTTGATTCTT GATGGTCATGAAGAAGCTGACGAAGAATCGCCAAAGAAAGCAAAGTTCTTTTTTAGCGCAGCAGTTCAAAATTGGGACGCAGAGTTTTATGTAAAAGTGGATAACAGTATCGCCCTTGATCTTG AGGGGTTGATTGAACTTCTTGAAAGCCGCCATGGTCAAGATAGTGTTTATATCGGATGCATGAAATCAGGAGAAGTGGTTGCTGAAGA GGGAAAGCCATGGTATGAACCAGATTGGTGGAAGTTCGGCGACGAGAAATC GTATTTTCGACATGCTTCTGGATCACTTGTCATTTTATCAAAGAATTTCGCTCAATACATAAACATAAACAG CGCATCTCTAAAGAGTTACGCTTATGAAGACACTTCAATTGGTTCATGGATGATGGGCATACAAGCAACCTATATAGACGAAAATCGTGTCTGCTGCAGCACCAATCGACAAG ACAAGGTGTGCTCATTGGCTTGA